From a region of the Takifugu flavidus isolate HTHZ2018 chromosome 18, ASM371156v2, whole genome shotgun sequence genome:
- the phospho1 gene encoding LOW QUALITY PROTEIN: probable phosphatase phospho1 (The sequence of the model RefSeq protein was modified relative to this genomic sequence to represent the inferred CDS: inserted 1 base in 1 codon) → MASQSAHISNNKRFLIFFDFDETIVDETSDDMVVQAAPGQHLPSWLKDTYQPGRYNEYMQRVLAYLAEHGVTESDMRNVMEKLPASPGMLTLFQFLRTRQDFEVVLVSDANTFFIESWLRRNGVRQIFHRIFTNPATFNKDGRLVMRPYHSHECLRCPDNMCKQAVVRDYVSRRAQERGRPYQRVFYVGDGANDFCPALALGPRDIAFPRRDFPMHRLITETHEAMPXEFKAVTAPWVSAEEVVQRLRRLLVE, encoded by the exons ATGGCCTCTCAGTCGGCGCACATCTCCAACAACAAGCGCTTCCTCATCTTCTTTGACTTTGACGAGACCATCGTGGATGAAACCAGCGACGACATGGTGGTGCAGGCCGCCCCGGGTCAGCACCTCCCCAGCTGGCTGAAGGACACCTACCAGCCCGGCCGCTACAACGAGTACATGCAGCGCGTCCTGGCCTACCTGGCGGAGCACGGCGTCACCGAGAGCGACATGCGCAACGTCATGGAGAAGCTGCCGGCGTCCCCCGGCATGCTCACCCTCTTCCAGTTCCTGCGCACCCGGCAGGACTTtgaggtggtgctggtgtcCGACGCCAACACCTTCTTCATCGAGTCTTGGCTGCGGCGAAACGGCGTCCGCCAAATCTTCCACCGGATTTTCACCAACCCGGCGACCTTCAACAAGGACGGCCGGCTGGTGATGCGGCCCTACCACTCCCACGAGTGCCTGCGGTGCCCGGACAACATGTGCAAGCAGGCGGTCGTTCGGGACTACGTGAGTCGCCGGGCGCAGGAGAGGGGGCGTCCGTACCAGAGGGTCTTCTATGTGGGGGACGGAGCCAATGACTTCTGTCCGGCACTCGCCCTGGGACCCCGAGACATCGCCTTCCCGCGACGGGATTTCCCCATGCACCGGCTGATCACGGAGACCCACGAAGCCATGC GAGAGTTCAAGGCGGTCACGGCCCCGTGGGTCAGTGCGGAGGAGGTGGTGCAGCGGCTGAGGAGGCTGCTGGTGGAgtag
- the eftud2 gene encoding 116 kDa U5 small nuclear ribonucleoprotein component, with product MEADLYDEFGNYIGPELDSDDDEDELDAEDRDVDEGDEDDEDEPADADDDVPGMEVVLHEDKKYYPTAEEVYGPEVETIVQEEDTQPLTEPIIKPVRHRQFTLMEQELPATVYDMEFLADLMDSSELIRNVTLCGHLHHGKTCFVDCLIEQTHPEIRKRYDVDLRYTDTLFTEQERGVGIKSTPVTMVLPDSRGKSYLFNVMDTPGHINFSDEVTSSIRISDGIVLFIDAAEGVMLNTERLIKHAVQERMAITICINKVDRLILELKLPPTDAYYKLRHIVDEVNGLLNTYSTDETMVVSPLLGNVCFASPQYSICFTLGSFAKIYADTYGDINYTEFSKRLWGDIYFNPKTRKFTKKAPTSNSQRSFVEFVLEPLYKILSQVVGDVDTSLPRVLDELGIHLSKEELKLNIKPLLRLVCNRFFGEFTGFVDMCVQHIPSPQGGARTKIEHTYTGGLDSDLAEAMTECDPEGPLMCHTTKMYSTEDGVQFHAFGRVLSGTIQAGQPVKVLGENYTLEDEEDSQICTVGRLWISVARYQIEVNRVPAGNWVLIEGCDQPIVKTATITEPRGNEEAQIFRPLKFNTASVIKIAVEPVNPSELPKMLDGLRKVNKSYPSLTTKVEESGEHVILGTGELYLDCVMHDLRKMYSEIDIKVADPVVTFCETVVETSSLKCFAETPNKKNKITMIAEPLEKGLAEDIENEVVQITWNRKKLGEFFQTKYDWDLLAARSIWAFGPDTTGPNILVDDTLPSEVDKALLGSVKDSIVQGFQWGTREGPLCDEPIRNVKFKILDAVIAQEPLHRGGGQVIPTARRVVYSAFLMATPRLMEPYYFVEVQAPADCVSAVYTVLARRRGHVTQDAPIPGSPLYTIKAFIPAIDSFGFETDLRTHTQGQAFALSVFHHWQIVPGDPLDKSIVIRPLEPQPAPHLAREFMIKTRRRKGLSEDVSISKFFDDPMLLELAKQDVVLNYPM from the exons ATGGAAGCCGATCTGTATGATGAGTTTGGTAACTACATCGGTCCAGAGCTGGATtctgacgatgatgaagatgaactGGATGCAGAGGACAGAGATGTTGATGAG ggtgatgaggatgatgaagatgaaccCGCCGATGCTGATGACGATGTCCCAGGTATGGAGGTCGTACTTCACGAGGACAAGAAATACTATCCTACTGCAGAAGAGGTGTATGGACCAGAGGTGGAAACCATTGTCCAAGAGGAAGACACACAACCTCTTACAG AGCCCATTATTAAGCCAGTAAGGCACCGGCAGTTTACCCTGATGGAGCAGGAGTTACCTGCCACCGTGTATGATATGGA ATTCCTCGCAGACCTGATGGACAGTTCTGAGCTGATCCGAAATGTCACTCTGTGCGGACACCTCCATCATGGCAAG ACCTGCTTTGTGGACTGCCTGATTGAACAAACACATCCAGAAATCAGGAAGAGATATGATGTTGAT CTCCGATACACAGACACGCTGTTCACAGAACAAGAG AGGGGCGTTGGCATCAAGAGTACCCCCGTCACAATGGTGTTGCCTGACTCCAGAGGCAAATCTTATCTTTTCAACGTTATGGATACTCCAG GCCACATAAACTTCTCTGATGAGGTCACATCAAGTATCCGGATCTCGGACGGAATTGTCCTCTTCATAGATGCAGCAGAAGGG GTGATGTTGAACACAGAGCGCCTGATTAAACATGCTGTCCAGGAGCGAATGGCCATCACCATCTGCATCAACAAGGTGGACAGGCTGATTCTGGAGCTCAAATTACCTCCCACAGATGCTTATTATAAACTTCGCCACATTGTAGACGAGGTCAACGGTTTGCTGAA cACGTACTCCACAGATGAGACCATGGTGGTCTCTCCTCTGCTTGGAAATGTGTGTTTCGCCAGCCCTCAGTACAGCATCTGCTTCACCCTGGGCTCTTTTGCTAAAATCTACGCAGACACATACG GAGACATCAACTATACCGAGTTTTCCAAGAGGCTCTGGGGTGACATTTACTTTAACCCTAAAAC CCGCAAGTTTACCAAGAAAGCTCCCACCAGTAATTCCCAGCGCAGTTTTGTGGAATTTGTCCTGGAACCTTTGTATAAGAttctctctcag GTGGTGGGGGACGTGGACACGTCTCTCCCACGAGTTCTAGATGAGCTGGGGATCCATCTCTCTAAAGAGGAGCTCAAGCTGAACATCAAACCTTTGCTTAGGTTGGTGTGTAACCGCTTCTTTGGAGAATTCACCG GCTTTGTGGACATGTGTGTGCAACACATCCCCTCACCACAGGGGGGTGCTAGAACCAAGATAGAGCATACCTATACAGGAGGGCTGGACTCGGACCTGGCAGAGGCGATGACAGAGTGTGATCCTGAA GGTCCTTTGATGTGCCACACCACTAAGATGTACAGCACAGAGGACGGGGTTCAGTTCCATGCATTTGGCAGGGTGCTCAGTGGGACCATCCAGGCAGGGCAACCTGTCAAGGTTTTAGGAGAGAACTACACtctggaagatgaggaggactCACAGATCTGCACTGTTGGCCGTCTTTGGATTTCAGTTGCCAG GTACCAAATTGAGGTAAACAGAGTTCCTGCTGGAAACTGGGTCCTCATCGAAGGTTGCGACCAGCCCATTGTCAAGACCGCCACGATCACTGAGCCCAGAGGGAACGAGGAG GCTCAGATTTTCAGGCCATTGAAGTTCAACACGGCATCAGTTATCAAAATTGCCGTGGAGCCTGTCAACCCATCAGAGCTCCCAAAGATGTTGGATGGTCTGAGGAAGGTCAACAAGAGTTATCCATCGCTCACCACAAAG GTGGAAGAGTCAGGAGAGCACGTTATCTTGGGAACAGGGGAGCTTTACTTGGACTGTGTCATGCACGACCTGCGCAAGATGTACTCTGAAATTGACATTAAA GTCGCCGACCCCGTTGTGACCTTTTGTGAGACGGTTGTGGAGACGTCGTCACTCAAGTGCTTTGCTGAAACGCCCAACAAAAA GAATAAGATCACCATGATTGCAGAGCCCCTGGAGAAGGGACTGGCTGAGGACATTGAGAACGAAGTTGTGCAGATCACATGGAACAG GAAGAAGCTGGGCGAGTTTTTCCAGACAAAGTATGACTGGGATCTGCTGGCTGCCAGGTCCATCTGGGCCTTTGGACCAGACACCACGGGTCCAAACATCCTCGTGGACGACACGCTGCCCTCTGAG GTGGACAAGGCGCTGCTGGGCTCGGTCAAAGACAGCATCGTTCAGGGCTTCCAGTGGGGCACCAGGGAGGGGCCTCTGTGCGACGAGC CGATCAGGAACGTCAAGTTTAAGATCCTGGACGCCGTCATTGCTCAGGAGCCTCTCCACAGAGGCGGGGGCCAGGTCATACCTACAGCCAGAAGAGTGGTGTACTCCGCCTTCCTCATG GCCACTCCAAGGTTGATGGAGCCGTATTACTTTGTGGAAGTTCAGGCTCCGGCTGATTGTGTTTCTGCCGTGTACACCGTGCTGGCTCGGAGAAG GGGTCACGTCACCCAGGACGCGCCCATTCCAGGCTCTCCTCTCTACACCATCAAGGCCTTCATCCCCGCCATCGACTCGTTTGGCTTTGAGACCGacctccgcacacacacacagggacaggCCTTCGCTCTCTCTGTGTTCCACCACTGGCAG ATCGTTCCCGGTGACCCTCTGGATAAAAGCATCGTGATCAGGCCGCTGGAGCCACAACCCGCCCCCCACCTGGCCAGAGAGTTCATGATCAAGACCCGGAGGCGCAAG GGTCTGAGCGAGGACGTCAGCATCAGCAAGTTCTTCGACGATCCTATGTTGTTGGAGTTGGCCAAACAGGACGTGGTGCTCAACTACCCCATGTGA
- the gjc1 gene encoding gap junction gamma-1 protein: MSWSFLTRLLEEIHNHSTFVGKLWLTVLIVFRIVLTAVGGESIYYDEQSKFVCNSGQPGCENVCYDAFAPLSHVRFWVFQIILVAMPSLMYMGYAINKIARLDEAKGGGTSTAVRTGGGGYTHRKPRKICFGARQHRGIEETEEDQEDDPMIYEVPEIEPPKRPRDPLQPAPRPKVRHDGRKRIRDEGLMRVYVLQLVTRTVLEACFLAGQYLLYGFRVMPVFVCSGKPCPHSVDCFVSRPTEKTIFLRIMYGVTVLCLILNIWEMLHLGIGSIYDILRRRRSPPQDDEYQLGLLGTSGAVEGPVGGTAPEAGSEGGVGGDGAADYVGYPFSWNTPSAPPGYNIVVKPEQMPYTDLSNTKMACKQNRANIAQEEQQQFGSNEDNFPTGGEARVALNKDMIQQAHEQLEAAIQAYSQQHQAEVQLGENQDDKPQSNIIQAQPQLQPQPHKERKHRFKHGKGGSSAGGSSSNSSSSKSGEGKPSVWI, translated from the coding sequence ATGAGCTGGAGCTTCCTCACGcggctgctggaggagatccaCAACCACTCCACCTTCGTGGGGAAGCTGTGGCTCACCGTGCTCATCGTCTTCCGCATCGTTCTCACTGCCGTTGGGGGAGAGTCCATCTACTACGATGAGCAGAGCAAGTTCGTGTGCAACTCGGGACAGCCGGGCTGCGAGAACGTTTGCTACGACGCCTTTGCCCCTCTGTCTCACGTCCGCTTCTGGGTATTCCAGATTATCCTGGTGGCGATGCCCTCTCTCATGTACATGGGCTACGCCATCAACAAGATCGCTAGATTAGATGAAGCCAAAGGAGGTGGAACCTCCACTGCTGTTAGAACGGGAGGGGGCGGCTACACGCACAGGAAGCCCAGGAAAATCTGCTTTGGAGCGCGGCAGCACCGGGGTATCGAGGAGAccgaggaggaccaggaggacgaTCCCATGATCTACGAGGTACCGGAGATCGAGCCCCCCAAGAGGCCGAGGGATCCGCTGCAGCCCGCTCCCAGACCCAAAGTCCGGCACGATGGACGCAAGCGCATCAGAGACGAGGGGCTGATGCGGGTTTACGTTCTGCAGCTGGTGACCCGTACGGTGCTGGAAGCCTGCTTCCTCGCCGGCCAGTATTTACTGTACGGGTTCCGTGTGATGCCCGTGTTCGTGTGCTCGGGGAAGCCGTGCCCCCACAGCGTTGACTGCTTCGTCTCACGACCCACAGAGAAGACCATCTTCCTGCGCATCATGTACGGGGTCACAGTCCTTTGCCTCATTCTCAACATTTGGGAGATGCTTCATTTAGGGATCGGCTCCATATACGACATCCTCCGCCGGCGGCGCAGCCCACCCCAGGATGATGAGTACCAGCTGGGCTTGTTGGGTACCAGTGGAGCTGTAGAGGGGCCCGTAGGGGGTACAGCCCCTGAGGCGGGCTCTGAAGGAGGGGTCGGCGGTGACGGGGCTGCCGATTATGTCGGCTACCCTTTCTCGTGGAACACGCCGTCGGCTCCGCCTGGCTACAACATTGTGGTAAAGCCCGAGCAGATGCCCTACACAGACCTCAGCAACACCAAGATGGCGTGCAAGCAAAACCGGGCAAACATTGCCCAAGAAGAGCAACAGCAGTTTGGTAGTAACGAAGACAACTTCCCCACCGGAGGAGAAGCCCGCGTGGCTTTGAACAAAGACATGATCCAGCAGGCTCACGAGCAGCTGGAGGCGGCCATCCAGGCCTacagccagcagcaccaggctgaGGTGCAGCTCGGGGAGAACCAGGACGACAAACCCCAGAGTAACATCATTCAGGCTCAAccgcagctgcagcctcagcccCATAAGGAGCGCAAACACAGATTCAAGCACGGCAAAGGAGGCAGCagtgcaggaggcagcagcagcaacagcagcagcagcaaatcgGGAGAGGGGAAGCCCTCCGTGTGGATTTAA
- the LOC130515362 gene encoding alpha-2,8-sialyltransferase 8E-like isoform X9 yields the protein MRGKFLKTRFCLGIVIMGLLSILSWYLSDNNKNHTATGRQEVPQQAAERYFGCREITDKVNRSYAQTLEKKEDKSKIFSKNQTAPGRQEVPQQAAELCSGCREIIDKVNRLYAQTWEKKEGKSKKFRSELRSKCQGFEKAIITQANTVVGSKIVYDGERKSSVQVTPEMFNTFPKEHPFPNKTYKTCAVVGNGGILSDSGCGKMIDSAQFVIRCNLPPLNNGYQDHVGVKTDLVTANPSILVAKYGALMEKRCPFIESLRSYGNSLLLLPTFSYRRNTPVSLRAFYSIEDFGSPTRTISFNPQYLQKLDVFWRSKGLRAVRLSTGLMVASLALELCSNVHLFGFWPFGNHPHGLRTLKNHYYDDIPPKKKFHAMPVEFELLLQLHTEGVLRLHLDDCVPGDVNLMGSTRGDGRP from the exons CAAGAATCACACAGCTACTGGAAGACAGGAAGTCCCCCAGCAGGCGGCCGAACGGTACTTCGGTTGCAG GGAGATCACTGACAAGGTCAACAGGTCGTACGCTCAAACcttggagaagaaggaggacaaGTCCAAAATATTCAG CAAGAATCAGACAGCTCCTGGAAGACAGGAGGTCCCCCAGCAGGCGGCGGAACTGTGCTCAGGTTGCAG GGAGATCATTGACAAGGTCAACAGGTTGTACGCTCAAACctgggagaagaaagagggcaAGTCCAAAAAATTCAG GTCTGAGCTGAGAAGCAAGTGTCAGGGGTTTGAGAAGGCCATCATCACGCAGGCCAACACCGTGGTGGGATCTAAAATTGTGTATGATGGGGAAAGAAAAAGTTCGGTCCAGGTGACCCCAGAGATGTTCAACACCTTTCCAAAG GAACATCCTTTCCCtaataaaacatataaaacgTGCGCTGTTGTCGGCAACGGTGGGATCCTGAGCGACAGCGGCTGTGGAAAGATGATCGACTCGGCTCAGTTTGTCATCAG GTGTAACCTGCCCCCCCTGAACAACGGTTACCAGGACCACGTGGGCGTTAAAACCGACCTGGTGACGGCGAACCCCAGCATCCTCGTTGCGAA GTACGGTGCACTCATGGAGAAACGGTGTCCATTCATAGAGAGTCTGCGTAGCTATGGCAACTCCCTACTGCTGCTTCCTACGTTCTCCTATAGGCGCAACACTCCTGTGTCCCTGCGGGCTTTTTACTCCATTGAGGACTTTGGAAGCCCCACCCGAACTATTTCCTTCAATCCTCAGTACCTACAGAAACTCGACGTCTTCTGGCGCTCCAAAGGTTTACGAGCAGTCCGACTCAGCACCGGCCTAATGGTGGCCAGTCTGGCACTGGAACTCTGCAGCAACGTGCACTTGTTTGGCTTCTGGCCGTTCGGCAACCATCCGCATGGACTCCGTACCCTGAAGAACCACTACTACGACGACATACCACCTAAAAAGAAGTTCCACGCCATGCCGGTGGAGTTTgaactcctgctgcagctgcacacagaggGCGTGCTCAGGCTTCACCTGGATGACTGTGTGCCAGGTGATGTGAACCTTATGGGCAGCACCAGAGGAGACGGACGTCCGTAG
- the LOC130515362 gene encoding alpha-2,8-sialyltransferase 8E-like isoform X7, whose protein sequence is MRRRFLKSCFSLGIVIVCLMGLLSSLSWYLSGNNKNHTATGRQEVPQQAAERYFGCREITDKVNRSYAQTLEKKEDKSKIFSKNQTAPGRQEVPQQAAELCSGCREIIDKVNRLYAQTWEKKEGKSKKFRSELRSKCQGFEKAIITQANTVVGSKIVYDGERKSSVQVTPEMFNTFPKEHPFPNKTYKTCAVVGNGGILSDSGCGKMIDSAQFVIRCNLPPLNNGYQDHVGVKTDLVTANPSILVAKYGALMEKRCPFIESLRSYGNSLLLLPTFSYRRNTPVSLRAFYSIEDFGSPTRTISFNPQYLQKLDVFWRSKGLRAVRLSTGLMVASLALELCSNVHLFGFWPFGNHPHGLRTLKNHYYDDIPPKKKFHAMPVEFELLLQLHTEGVLRLHLDDCVPGDVNLMGSTRGDGRP, encoded by the exons CAAGAATCACACAGCTACTGGAAGACAGGAAGTCCCCCAGCAGGCGGCCGAACGGTACTTCGGTTGCAG GGAGATCACTGACAAGGTCAACAGGTCGTACGCTCAAACcttggagaagaaggaggacaaGTCCAAAATATTCAG CAAGAATCAGACAGCTCCTGGAAGACAGGAGGTCCCCCAGCAGGCGGCGGAACTGTGCTCAGGTTGCAG GGAGATCATTGACAAGGTCAACAGGTTGTACGCTCAAACctgggagaagaaagagggcaAGTCCAAAAAATTCAG GTCTGAGCTGAGAAGCAAGTGTCAGGGGTTTGAGAAGGCCATCATCACGCAGGCCAACACCGTGGTGGGATCTAAAATTGTGTATGATGGGGAAAGAAAAAGTTCGGTCCAGGTGACCCCAGAGATGTTCAACACCTTTCCAAAG GAACATCCTTTCCCtaataaaacatataaaacgTGCGCTGTTGTCGGCAACGGTGGGATCCTGAGCGACAGCGGCTGTGGAAAGATGATCGACTCGGCTCAGTTTGTCATCAG GTGTAACCTGCCCCCCCTGAACAACGGTTACCAGGACCACGTGGGCGTTAAAACCGACCTGGTGACGGCGAACCCCAGCATCCTCGTTGCGAA GTACGGTGCACTCATGGAGAAACGGTGTCCATTCATAGAGAGTCTGCGTAGCTATGGCAACTCCCTACTGCTGCTTCCTACGTTCTCCTATAGGCGCAACACTCCTGTGTCCCTGCGGGCTTTTTACTCCATTGAGGACTTTGGAAGCCCCACCCGAACTATTTCCTTCAATCCTCAGTACCTACAGAAACTCGACGTCTTCTGGCGCTCCAAAGGTTTACGAGCAGTCCGACTCAGCACCGGCCTAATGGTGGCCAGTCTGGCACTGGAACTCTGCAGCAACGTGCACTTGTTTGGCTTCTGGCCGTTCGGCAACCATCCGCATGGACTCCGTACCCTGAAGAACCACTACTACGACGACATACCACCTAAAAAGAAGTTCCACGCCATGCCGGTGGAGTTTgaactcctgctgcagctgcacacagaggGCGTGCTCAGGCTTCACCTGGATGACTGTGTGCCAGGTGATGTGAACCTTATGGGCAGCACCAGAGGAGACGGACGTCCGTAG